ATCTTAGTTCAGCTTCCTCTGCCCGAGCAGATTTCCGAGGAGAAGATCATCAAGGCGATTTCACCGGAAAAAGACGTGGACGGGTTTCATCCTTATAATCTGGGGCTGATGTTAGCTGGCAAGCCGACTTTTTTGCCCTGCACTCCTTACGGTATTCAGGAGCTTTTATTAAGAAGCGGGAATGACCCTGCGGGTAAGCACGTGGTTATTTTAGGACGCGGCAGTTTGGTAGGCAGGCCCCTTTCTGTAATTTTATCACACAAAGCAAAAGGCGCTAATTCAACTGTGACTCTGTGCCATACCGGGACAAAAGATATTCCAAAATATGCCCGGCAGGCAGATATAATCGTAGCCGCAATGGGCAAGCCGAAATTTTTAACCAGAGATATGGTAAGCCCCGGAGTTGTGGTGATAGACGTTGGCGTGAACAGGGTAGAGGATAAGACCTGTGAAAAGGGTTACAGGATTGTTGGGGATGTGGATTTTGATGAGGTAAAAGAAGTGGCAAAAGCCATAACCCCCGTGCCGGGAGGAGTAGGACCAATGACCGTGGCGATGCTGATGGCGAATACGCTAAAAGCAGCGAAAAGGCAGAAGGGAGTCACAGAGACGTTTTAAATAACTGTTTTACAAAAGGAGTTTACTAACAGATTTGATATGATGAAGAAGCCATTTGTGATTAATGATCTTGCTAAGATAGAAGCAGTGAGAAATGCTTCATTAGAGTATTTAGAAAACAATGAGGGACTCTATGAGAAGATTGCAACTCATCTTTGGGCATATCACGAGATAGGAGTCTTGGTTCCGCAAACGCCTGAGAATTTTATGTCGGGACACTTCT
The Candidatus Zixiibacteriota bacterium genome window above contains:
- a CDS encoding bifunctional 5,10-methylenetetrahydrofolate dehydrogenase/5,10-methenyltetrahydrofolate cyclohydrolase, coding for ILVQLPLPEQISEEKIIKAISPEKDVDGFHPYNLGLMLAGKPTFLPCTPYGIQELLLRSGNDPAGKHVVILGRGSLVGRPLSVILSHKAKGANSTVTLCHTGTKDIPKYARQADIIVAAMGKPKFLTRDMVSPGVVVIDVGVNRVEDKTCEKGYRIVGDVDFDEVKEVAKAITPVPGGVGPMTVAMLMANTLKAAKRQKGVTETF